The Salvelinus sp. IW2-2015 unplaced genomic scaffold, ASM291031v2 Un_scaffold1421, whole genome shotgun sequence genome has a window encoding:
- the cplx4c gene encoding LOW QUALITY PROTEIN: complexin-4c (The sequence of the model RefSeq protein was modified relative to this genomic sequence to represent the inferred CDS: deleted 1 base in 1 codon), whose product MSFMMKAMLGSKLKDMTGGGGGGEVEVPAGGKETPESKGMSREEFEEYQRQLIEEKIQRDKEFATKKAERANLRSCLRDKYRLPESGQDEAMVKMAGDDLDLPEDLAKMVDEDEEEEAVNDSLLGQLHQLQNMDMDQLKTKAQTTMTEIQQVAEEKCVVM is encoded by the exons ATGTCGTTCATGATGAAGGCTATGCTGGGGAGTAAGTTGAAGGATAtgacgggaggaggaggaggaggagaggttgaggtgCCAGCAGGCGGT AAGGAGACCCCTGAGTCTAAAGGAATGTCCAGAGAGGAGTTTGAGGAGTACCAGCGACAGCTTATTGAGGAAA agattcaa CGGGACAAGGAGTTTGCCACAAAGAAGGCGGAGAGGGCCAACCTGAGGTCCTGCCTGAGGGACAAGTACCGCCTACCTGAG AGTGGCCAGGACGAAGCCATGGTGAAGATGGCGGGAGATGACCTGGATCTCCCTGAGGACCTAGCCAAGATGGTGgacgaggatgaggaggaggaggcggtgaACGACTCACTACTAGGACAGCTACATCAACTGCAGAACATGGACATGGACCAGCTGAARACCAAAGCCCAGACCACCATGACAGAGATACAACAGGTGGCTGAGGAGAAGTGTGTCGTCATGTGA